The Rhodobacter sp. CZR27 genome includes a window with the following:
- a CDS encoding low specificity L-threonine aldolase — translation MFFASDNASGVAPEVMAALCAEGGSALPYGGDPVTAEVTALVREIFAAPEAEVALVASGTAANALALATLTPPWGAVFCREGAHVEADECGAAEFFSAGAKLVTLPGEGGKLAPETLEAALARFTPGDLHAVRPAALSLTNVTELGTVYQTSEVAALSAVARTRGLLCHLDGARFANALVATGATPAAMTWRSGIDALSLGGTKNGLLGAEAVVLFDPARAEELRIRRKRSGHLLSKHRYLAAQMRAYLADGLWLRLARQANEAAARLASGLSGLPDVQLQHPVEANLLFVDLPATLCRRARDAGAVFYDYGATGDHMTVRLVCSWNTTDADIAEFLAILR, via the coding sequence ATGTTCTTCGCCTCGGACAATGCCTCGGGCGTCGCGCCCGAAGTCATGGCCGCGCTCTGCGCCGAAGGCGGTTCTGCCCTGCCCTATGGCGGCGATCCGGTGACGGCCGAGGTCACCGCGCTTGTCCGCGAGATCTTCGCGGCACCGGAGGCCGAGGTGGCCCTTGTGGCCAGCGGCACGGCCGCCAATGCGCTGGCGCTGGCGACCCTGACACCGCCTTGGGGCGCGGTGTTCTGCCGGGAGGGCGCGCATGTCGAGGCGGACGAATGCGGCGCGGCCGAGTTCTTCTCGGCCGGCGCGAAGCTCGTCACCCTGCCGGGCGAGGGCGGAAAGCTCGCCCCCGAAACGCTCGAGGCGGCGCTGGCTCGCTTCACCCCTGGCGACCTCCATGCCGTCCGGCCGGCGGCCCTGTCGCTGACCAACGTGACGGAGCTGGGCACGGTCTATCAGACCTCCGAGGTCGCGGCGCTGTCGGCGGTGGCGCGGACGCGGGGTCTCCTCTGCCATCTGGACGGTGCGCGGTTCGCGAATGCGCTCGTCGCGACCGGCGCCACGCCCGCCGCGATGACCTGGCGGTCGGGCATCGACGCGCTCTCGCTCGGCGGCACGAAGAACGGCCTGCTGGGCGCCGAGGCGGTGGTGCTGTTCGACCCCGCACGCGCCGAGGAGCTGCGTATCCGCCGGAAGCGGAGCGGGCATCTCCTGTCGAAGCACCGCTATCTCGCGGCGCAGATGCGCGCCTATCTGGCGGACGGCCTCTGGCTGCGCCTCGCGCGACAGGCGAACGAGGCCGCGGCGCGGCTTGCCAGCGGGCTGTCGGGGCTGCCTGACGTGCAACTGCAGCACCCGGTCGAGGCGAACCTTCTGTTCGTCGATCTTCCCGCGACGCTCTGCCGTCGGGCGCGCGACGCGGGAGCCGTCTTCTACG
- a CDS encoding YcgN family cysteine cluster protein yields MTKPPAPRPKFWERVPLDKMTPAEWEALCDGCGKCCLNKIEFEDTGEVAFTRIACRLLDGDTCRCTNYAIRRQFVPDCVQLSPATLPKIAYWMPQTCAYRLLYEGKRLPSWHHLLTGDRNSVHAAGASVQGWTVPEFEVAEEDWEDHIIEETP; encoded by the coding sequence ATGACCAAGCCCCCTGCCCCACGACCGAAGTTCTGGGAGCGCGTGCCGCTCGACAAGATGACGCCCGCCGAATGGGAGGCGCTCTGCGACGGCTGCGGCAAGTGCTGCCTGAACAAGATCGAGTTCGAGGACACCGGCGAGGTCGCCTTCACCCGCATCGCCTGCCGGTTGCTGGACGGCGACACCTGCCGCTGCACCAATTACGCGATCCGCCGCCAGTTCGTGCCGGACTGCGTGCAGCTTTCGCCCGCGACGCTGCCGAAGATCGCCTACTGGATGCCGCAGACCTGCGCCTACCGGCTGCTCTACGAGGGCAAGCGCCTGCCGTCCTGGCATCACCTGCTGACCGGTGACCGCAACTCGGTTCACGCGGCCGGCGCCTCGGTGCAGGGCTGGACGGTTCCCGAGTTCGAGGTCGCGGAAGAGGACTGGGAAGACCACATCATCGAGGAAACCCCCTGA
- a CDS encoding bifunctional riboflavin kinase/FAD synthetase, with protein MRIYHHWQGLEASDRGASVAMGNFDGVHRGHQHVIDLARGRGPLGVITFEPHPREVFAPEAPPFRLMNAEARANRLAKLGVERLYELPFDLNLAALSPEDYARDVLAEGLGVSHVVVGSDFCFGKGRKGTVADLTALGRRYGFDVTVADLLTAQGLEISSTAIRAALSEGRPQDAATMLGHWHRIDGEVLHGEKRGRELGYPTANMSVNGLHLPRLGVYAVKVDVLTGPQKGSYSGAASLGVRPMFGVNRPNLESYLFDFSGDLYGQHLSVGFVAFLRPELVFDGLPALIAQMERDCARAREILAA; from the coding sequence ATGCGCATCTACCACCACTGGCAAGGGCTTGAGGCTTCGGATCGTGGCGCCTCGGTCGCTATGGGCAATTTCGACGGCGTCCACCGCGGCCACCAGCATGTCATCGACCTTGCCCGCGGCCGCGGCCCGCTGGGGGTGATCACCTTCGAACCGCACCCGCGCGAGGTCTTCGCGCCCGAGGCGCCGCCCTTCCGGCTGATGAACGCCGAGGCCCGCGCGAACCGGCTGGCGAAGCTGGGCGTGGAAAGGCTCTACGAGTTGCCATTTGACCTGAACCTCGCGGCCCTGTCACCCGAGGACTACGCGCGCGACGTGCTGGCCGAGGGCCTTGGCGTGAGTCACGTGGTCGTCGGATCCGACTTCTGCTTCGGCAAGGGGCGCAAGGGCACCGTCGCGGACCTGACCGCGCTGGGGCGGCGCTACGGCTTCGACGTGACCGTCGCCGACCTGCTGACGGCGCAGGGGCTGGAGATCTCCTCGACCGCGATCCGCGCCGCGCTCAGCGAGGGGCGGCCGCAGGATGCGGCCACGATGCTCGGGCACTGGCACCGGATCGACGGCGAGGTGCTGCACGGCGAGAAGCGCGGCCGCGAGCTGGGCTATCCCACCGCCAACATGTCGGTGAACGGGCTCCACCTGCCCCGGCTGGGCGTCTATGCCGTCAAGGTGGACGTGCTGACCGGGCCGCAGAAGGGCAGCTACTCCGGCGCGGCCAGCCTTGGCGTGCGGCCGATGTTCGGGGTCAACCGGCCGAATCTGGAAAGCTACCTGTTCGATTTCTCGGGCGACCTCTATGGCCAGCACCTCTCGGTCGGCTTCGTGGCCTTCCTGCGCCCCGAGCTGGTGTTCGACGGCCTGCCGGCCCTGATCGCCCAGATGGAGCGTGACTGTGCCCGGGCGCGTGAAATCCTTGCCGCCTGA
- a CDS encoding MaoC family dehydratase: protein MLDNMPRGTICIEDLEIGMSRSLRKEVTDRDIELFAEVSTDRNPVHLDDDYARDTIFEGRIAHGMLTAGLISAVIGEQLPGHGTVYLGQSLKFLAPVRPGDTVLAEVTVTAIDHGKRRVTLETRCLVGNTTVLKGEALVLAPSRKFD from the coding sequence ATGCTCGACAACATGCCCCGCGGGACGATCTGCATCGAAGACCTCGAGATCGGCATGAGCCGCTCTCTCCGCAAGGAAGTGACCGACCGCGACATCGAGCTGTTCGCCGAGGTCTCGACCGACCGCAATCCGGTGCATCTCGACGACGACTATGCCCGCGACACGATCTTCGAGGGCCGCATCGCCCACGGCATGCTGACCGCGGGCCTGATCTCGGCGGTGATCGGCGAGCAGCTGCCCGGCCACGGCACCGTCTATCTTGGCCAGTCGCTGAAGTTCCTCGCTCCTGTGCGTCCGGGCGATACGGTGCTTGCAGAAGTGACAGTGACCGCCATCGACCACGGCAAGCGGCGCGTGACCCTTGAAACCCGCTGTCTGGTGGGCAATACCACCGTCCTGAAGGGCGAGGCGCTGGTTCTGGCGCCAAGCCGCAAATTCGACTGA
- a CDS encoding TIGR01459 family HAD-type hydrolase encodes MTQIVASLAEVSGVYRALYCDLWGCLHDGKRAFPEAVEALRAFRARGGTVMLLTNSPRPKPSVLRQLQNLNVPEDCYDEIASSGDAAQHALITGAVGRKVYHLGPEKDDAFFTDFAEDLRPLAESAAPIVKVPLAEAEGIVCTGLFDDLTETPEDYRATLLFAREKGLKLLCANPDIMVDYGHKRIYCAGALAQAYDEMGGQSFYFGKPHPPIYDLARRRLEAIRPGIAAEDILCVGDGIGTDIQGGMSEGLDTLFITGGLASDTFGANGEHLEPARLADWLAQSQLSPTFAISRLR; translated from the coding sequence ATGACCCAGATCGTCGCCTCGCTTGCCGAAGTCTCCGGCGTGTACCGCGCGCTCTATTGCGATCTCTGGGGATGCCTGCACGATGGCAAGCGCGCCTTCCCCGAGGCGGTGGAGGCGCTGCGCGCCTTCCGCGCCAGGGGCGGCACGGTGATGCTGCTGACCAACTCCCCGCGGCCGAAGCCCTCGGTCCTGCGCCAGTTGCAGAACCTGAACGTCCCCGAGGACTGCTACGACGAGATCGCCTCGTCGGGCGACGCGGCGCAACATGCGCTGATCACCGGGGCGGTCGGGCGGAAGGTCTATCACCTCGGGCCGGAGAAGGACGATGCGTTCTTCACCGATTTCGCCGAGGACCTGCGCCCTCTCGCGGAAAGCGCGGCCCCGATCGTCAAGGTGCCGCTGGCCGAAGCCGAGGGCATCGTCTGCACCGGCCTCTTCGACGACCTGACCGAGACGCCCGAGGACTACCGCGCGACGCTGCTGTTCGCGCGCGAGAAGGGGCTGAAGCTGCTCTGCGCCAACCCCGACATCATGGTGGACTACGGCCACAAGCGCATCTACTGCGCCGGCGCCCTCGCGCAGGCCTATGACGAGATGGGCGGCCAGAGCTTCTATTTCGGCAAGCCTCACCCGCCGATCTACGACCTCGCCCGCCGGCGGCTGGAGGCCATCCGCCCCGGAATCGCCGCCGAGGACATCCTTTGCGTCGGCGACGGCATCGGCACCGACATCCAGGGCGGCATGTCCGAGGGCCTCGACACGCTGTTCATCACCGGCGGCCTCGCCTCGGACACGTTCGGGGCGAACGGCGAGCATCTCGAGCCCGCGCGGCTGGCGGACTGGCTGGCCCAGTCTCAACTGAGTCCTACCTTTGCAATCTCCCGCCTGCGTTAA
- a CDS encoding manganese-dependent inorganic pyrophosphatase, producing the protein MIKVFGHKSPDTDSTGSPIIWAWYLTEVAGTPAKPVLLGEPNTEAAFVLKHWGLDKPEIISDVTADDTCVIVDTNNPAELPPSINEAKVVGIIDHHLLVGGIKTKAPIEITVRPLACTATIMHDLMGDALARAPREIKGAMLSCILSDTLEFRSPTTTPHDRAVAEKLAADLGVDIPAFAGELFAAKSDVSAFSDAELLRMDSKEYEIEGKQFRISVLETTAPKVLLDRKDSLMAAMPAVATEDGADQVVLFIVDILREEATLLVPNDLVKQLAEKSFGATVSGDTVVLPGIMSRKKQIIPVLKL; encoded by the coding sequence ATGATCAAGGTTTTCGGCCACAAGTCCCCCGACACCGACTCCACCGGCTCGCCCATCATCTGGGCCTGGTATCTGACCGAGGTGGCCGGCACTCCGGCGAAACCGGTTCTCCTCGGCGAGCCGAACACGGAAGCCGCCTTCGTCCTGAAGCACTGGGGCCTCGACAAGCCGGAGATCATCTCGGACGTGACCGCCGATGATACCTGCGTGATCGTGGACACCAACAACCCTGCCGAGCTGCCGCCCTCGATCAACGAGGCGAAGGTCGTGGGCATCATCGACCACCACCTTCTCGTCGGCGGCATCAAGACCAAGGCCCCGATCGAGATCACGGTGCGTCCGCTCGCCTGCACTGCCACCATCATGCACGACCTGATGGGCGATGCGCTGGCCCGCGCGCCGCGCGAGATCAAGGGCGCGATGCTGTCCTGCATCCTCTCGGACACGCTGGAATTCCGCTCGCCCACCACCACGCCGCATGACCGCGCGGTGGCCGAGAAGCTGGCCGCCGATCTGGGCGTGGACATCCCGGCCTTTGCGGGCGAGCTGTTCGCGGCGAAGTCCGACGTCTCGGCCTTCTCGGACGCGGAACTGCTGCGCATGGACTCGAAGGAATACGAGATCGAGGGCAAGCAGTTCCGCATCTCGGTGCTGGAAACCACCGCGCCGAAGGTGCTTCTCGACCGCAAGGACAGCCTGATGGCCGCCATGCCGGCCGTCGCGACCGAGGACGGCGCGGATCAGGTGGTGCTGTTCATCGTGGACATCCTGCGCGAAGAGGCGACCCTGCTGGTGCCGAACGATCTGGTCAAGCAGCTGGCCGAAAAGAGCTTCGGAGCGACCGTCTCGGGCGATACGGTGGTGCTGCCGGGCATCATGAGCCGCAAGAAGCAGATCATCCCGGTGCTCAAGCTCTGA
- a CDS encoding TraB/GumN family protein: MARLIPTLCLFLVISAGAARAACVGTDLIDTLPPAERALVESETALQPFAEGNFWRATRGEQRVIVAGTYHLEDPRHAANLDRLRPFIEEAGVLLVEAGPEEEAKLKEAMAKDPSLMLSDGPTLPEVLSEGEWKTLSGALRARGIPPVLASKFEPWYVSMTLALPPCAIDAAKQPDGLDKMAMAAARDAGVPVRSLEPWNTVFRLFAELTPQEQLAMIRTALPLEDRVEDLAVTLGDRYFAGESRKVWEYMRLQTHAMPGYTPEAADAEFARMEETLVTRRNRAWMPVIEAAAAEGPTVVAVGALHLPGKGGVLALLDEAGFRLEKLGF, encoded by the coding sequence ATGGCCCGACTGATCCCGACCCTTTGCTTGTTCCTCGTGATCTCGGCCGGTGCGGCGCGGGCCGCCTGCGTCGGAACCGACCTGATCGACACCTTGCCGCCGGCCGAGCGGGCGCTGGTCGAATCCGAGACCGCCCTGCAACCCTTCGCCGAAGGCAACTTCTGGCGCGCCACCCGGGGCGAGCAGCGGGTGATCGTGGCGGGAACCTATCATCTGGAGGATCCGCGCCATGCGGCGAACCTCGACCGGCTGCGCCCCTTCATCGAGGAGGCCGGCGTGCTTCTGGTGGAAGCCGGCCCCGAGGAGGAGGCGAAGCTGAAGGAGGCGATGGCGAAGGACCCGTCGCTGATGCTGTCCGACGGCCCCACCCTGCCCGAAGTGCTGAGCGAGGGGGAATGGAAGACCCTGTCGGGCGCCCTTCGCGCGCGCGGCATCCCGCCGGTGCTCGCCTCGAAGTTCGAGCCCTGGTATGTGTCGATGACGCTCGCGCTGCCGCCCTGTGCCATCGACGCCGCGAAGCAGCCGGACGGCCTCGACAAGATGGCGATGGCGGCGGCAAGGGACGCGGGCGTGCCGGTGCGCTCGCTGGAGCCCTGGAATACCGTGTTCAGGCTGTTCGCCGAGCTTACCCCGCAGGAGCAGCTGGCGATGATCCGCACCGCCCTGCCGCTGGAGGACCGGGTCGAGGATCTGGCCGTGACGCTGGGCGACCGCTACTTCGCAGGCGAGTCGCGGAAGGTGTGGGAATACATGCGCCTGCAGACCCATGCGATGCCGGGCTACACGCCCGAGGCGGCGGATGCCGAATTCGCCCGGATGGAGGAGACGCTGGTCACGCGCCGCAACCGGGCATGGATGCCGGTCATCGAGGCGGCGGCCGCCGAGGGTCCGACGGTCGTCGCCGTGGGCGCGCTGCACCTGCCGGGAAAGGGAGGGGTGCTCGCCCTGCTGGACGAGGCGGGCTTCCGCCTCGAGAAGCTCGGGTTCTAG
- a CDS encoding co-chaperone GroES — protein sequence MAFKPLHDRVLVRRVQSDEKTKGGLIIPDTAKEKPAEGEVVATGEGARKDSGELIAMSVKAGDRVLFGKWSGTEVTIDGDELLIMKESDILGILG from the coding sequence ATGGCATTCAAACCGCTGCATGACCGCGTGCTGGTCCGCCGCGTCCAGAGCGACGAAAAGACCAAGGGCGGTCTGATCATCCCCGACACCGCGAAGGAAAAGCCGGCCGAGGGCGAAGTCGTCGCCACCGGTGAAGGTGCGCGCAAGGATTCGGGCGAGCTGATCGCGATGTCGGTGAAGGCCGGCGACCGCGTGCTGTTCGGCAAGTGGTCGGGCACCGAGGTCACCATCGACGGTGACGAGCTGCTCATCATGAAGGAAAGCGACATTCTCGGCATCCTCGGCTGA
- the groL gene encoding chaperonin GroEL (60 kDa chaperone family; promotes refolding of misfolded polypeptides especially under stressful conditions; forms two stacked rings of heptamers to form a barrel-shaped 14mer; ends can be capped by GroES; misfolded proteins enter the barrel where they are refolded when GroES binds), which produces MAAKDVKFDTDARDRMLRGVNILADAVKVTLGPKGRNVVIDKSFGAPRITKDGVTVAKEIELADKFENMGAQMVKEVASRTNDEAGDGTTTATVLAQAIIKEGLKAVAAGMNPMDLKRGIDLATTKVVEAIKAASRPVSDSHEVAQVGTISANGEAQIGRFIADAMQKVGNEGVITVEENKGLETEVEVVEGMQFDRGYLSPYFVTNADKMTAELEDVFILLHEKKLSSLQPMVPLLESVIQAQKPLLIVAEDVEGEALATLVVNKLRGGLKIAAVKAPGFGDRRKAMLQDIAILTGGQVISDDLGMKLENVTVDMLGRAKKISINKDNTTIVDGAGDKAEIDARVAQIRNQIEETSSDYDREKLQERVAKLAGGVAVIRVGGMTEVEVKERKDRVDDALNATRAAVQEGIVVGGGVALIQGGKALDGLTGENPDQNAGITIVRRALEAPLRQIAQNAGVDGSVVAGKVRESNDKTFGFNAQTEEYGDMFKFGVIDPAKVVRTALEDAASVASLLITTEAMIADKPEPKSAPAGGMGGMGGMDGMM; this is translated from the coding sequence ATGGCTGCCAAGGACGTCAAGTTCGATACCGATGCCCGCGACCGCATGCTGCGCGGCGTGAACATCCTCGCCGACGCGGTGAAGGTCACGCTGGGCCCGAAAGGCCGCAACGTCGTGATCGACAAGTCGTTCGGCGCGCCGCGCATCACCAAGGACGGTGTGACGGTCGCCAAGGAAATCGAACTCGCCGACAAGTTCGAGAACATGGGCGCGCAGATGGTGAAGGAAGTCGCTTCCCGCACCAACGACGAGGCGGGTGACGGCACCACCACCGCCACCGTGCTGGCCCAGGCCATCATCAAGGAAGGCCTCAAGGCCGTCGCCGCCGGCATGAACCCGATGGACCTGAAGCGCGGCATCGACCTCGCCACCACGAAAGTCGTGGAAGCGATCAAGGCTGCCTCGCGTCCGGTCTCGGACTCGCATGAAGTCGCCCAGGTCGGCACCATCTCGGCCAACGGCGAGGCCCAGATCGGCCGCTTCATCGCCGATGCGATGCAGAAGGTCGGCAACGAGGGCGTGATCACCGTCGAGGAGAACAAGGGCCTCGAGACCGAAGTCGAAGTCGTCGAGGGCATGCAGTTCGACCGCGGCTACCTCTCGCCCTACTTCGTCACCAACGCCGACAAGATGACCGCCGAACTCGAAGACGTGTTCATCCTGCTGCACGAGAAGAAGCTCTCGTCGCTGCAGCCGATGGTCCCGCTGCTCGAGTCGGTGATCCAGGCCCAGAAGCCGCTGCTGATCGTGGCCGAGGACGTCGAAGGCGAAGCCCTCGCGACTCTCGTCGTGAACAAGCTGCGTGGTGGCCTGAAGATCGCCGCCGTCAAGGCTCCGGGCTTCGGCGACCGCCGCAAGGCCATGCTGCAGGACATCGCGATCCTGACCGGCGGCCAGGTGATCTCGGACGACCTCGGCATGAAGCTCGAGAACGTCACCGTGGACATGCTGGGCCGCGCCAAGAAGATCTCGATCAACAAGGACAACACCACGATCGTCGACGGCGCCGGTGACAAGGCCGAGATCGACGCCCGCGTGGCGCAGATCCGCAACCAGATCGAGGAAACCTCGTCCGACTACGACCGCGAGAAGCTGCAGGAGCGTGTCGCGAAGCTGGCGGGCGGCGTGGCCGTCATCCGCGTCGGCGGCATGACCGAAGTCGAAGTGAAAGAGCGCAAGGACCGCGTCGATGACGCCCTGAACGCGACCCGTGCGGCCGTGCAGGAAGGCATCGTCGTCGGTGGCGGCGTGGCGCTGATCCAGGGCGGCAAGGCGCTCGACGGCCTGACCGGCGAGAACCCCGACCAGAACGCGGGCATCACCATCGTGCGTCGCGCGCTGGAAGCTCCGCTGCGCCAGATCGCCCAGAACGCGGGCGTGGACGGTTCGGTCGTGGCTGGCAAGGTCCGCGAGTCGAACGACAAGACCTTCGGCTTCAACGCCCAGACCGAAGAATATGGCGACATGTTCAAGTTCGGCGTCATCGACCCGGCGAAGGTTGTCCGCACCGCTCTGGAAGACGCGGCCTCGGTCGCCTCGCTGCTGATCACCACCGAAGCCATGATCGCCGACAAGCCCGAGCCGAAGTCGGCTCCGGCCGGCGGCATGGGCGGCATGGGCGGCATGGACGGCATGATGTGA
- a CDS encoding globin-coupled sensor protein, whose protein sequence is MSKKTDLQERLDFLKLDAAALARLPENRDIFLEAVDEALRDFYDRVGGTPEAAAFFRDESRMTHAAGKQKTHWSRIASGEIDEDYVSEATRVGRTHARIGLEPRWYLGGYALILERMVSIMLPRMLGRGFHSRKRVERTAESIGLMLKAAILDMDYGVSTYFEALEEERREIEKEREVATQLARSLADASSAMEEIAATVRQTADNADQTRSSATQVSELATAGSEAVTGAATAMREIAGKVGIVQEIARQTNLLALNAAVEAARAGSQGAGFAVVAGEVRRLAERVEQASAEIGALAASTLAASSRAEQSLHRLLPDIDRTTQLVAEISTACKEQTIGVDQVNQAILRMNELGRKLDAAESAIQRRSGRPQPHAAPGTRGGCPMHAGRSRAA, encoded by the coding sequence ATGAGTAAGAAGACCGATCTTCAGGAGCGCCTGGATTTCCTGAAGCTTGATGCGGCCGCGCTCGCGCGCTTGCCGGAGAACCGTGACATCTTCCTCGAAGCGGTCGACGAGGCGCTTCGCGACTTCTACGACAGGGTGGGCGGGACGCCCGAGGCGGCCGCCTTCTTCCGCGACGAGTCGCGCATGACCCATGCGGCGGGCAAGCAGAAGACCCACTGGTCGCGCATCGCCTCGGGTGAGATCGACGAGGACTATGTCAGCGAGGCGACCCGGGTCGGGCGCACTCATGCAAGGATCGGGCTGGAGCCGCGCTGGTATCTCGGCGGCTACGCGCTGATCCTCGAGCGGATGGTGTCGATCATGCTGCCCCGGATGCTCGGCCGGGGCTTTCATTCGCGCAAGCGGGTGGAGCGCACGGCAGAGTCGATCGGCCTGATGCTGAAGGCCGCGATCCTCGACATGGATTACGGCGTCTCGACCTATTTCGAGGCGCTGGAGGAAGAGCGCCGCGAGATCGAGAAGGAGCGCGAGGTGGCCACGCAGCTTGCCCGGTCGCTGGCCGATGCCTCCTCGGCGATGGAAGAGATCGCGGCGACGGTCCGCCAGACCGCCGACAACGCCGACCAGACCCGCTCTTCGGCGACGCAGGTCAGCGAACTGGCCACGGCCGGCAGCGAGGCCGTTACCGGAGCCGCGACCGCCATGCGCGAGATCGCGGGCAAGGTCGGCATCGTGCAGGAGATCGCGCGCCAGACCAACCTTCTGGCACTGAACGCGGCGGTCGAGGCGGCGCGGGCCGGATCGCAGGGCGCGGGCTTCGCGGTCGTCGCGGGCGAGGTGCGCCGGCTGGCCGAACGGGTCGAGCAGGCCTCGGCCGAGATCGGCGCGCTGGCCGCATCGACGCTGGCCGCCTCGTCGCGGGCCGAGCAGAGCCTGCACCGCCTGCTGCCCGACATCGACCGAACGACCCAGCTGGTCGCCGAGATCTCGACCGCCTGCAAGGAGCAGACCATCGGCGTCGATCAGGTCAATCAGGCGATCCTGCGGATGAACGAACTCGGCCGGAAGCTCGATGCGGCGGAGTCCGCGATCCAGCGCCGGTCCGGCCGCCCGCAGCCGCATGCCGCGCCGGGGACGCGCGGCGGATGCCCGATGCACGCCGGGCGCAGTCGCGCAGCCTGA
- a CDS encoding SH3 domain-containing protein: protein MGRTITALAVTLVLAACGAAAAQETAPPPDEMAGAAEAAPAPERVPGVGPVTNLPLPRYVSLKTSEGNARRGPGLTHRIDWVFTRAGMPLRVTAEYEHWRRVEDFEGAGGWVHYSLLSGVRSAMVVAEMADLHEDPASGSPVTLHAERGVIVRLLECQTDWCRIAAEGNKGWVIKTALWGVDPGEILE from the coding sequence ATGGGACGGACGATCACGGCACTTGCGGTGACGCTGGTGCTGGCCGCCTGCGGAGCGGCCGCAGCGCAGGAGACTGCCCCGCCTCCCGACGAGATGGCGGGCGCTGCCGAAGCCGCACCGGCGCCCGAGCGCGTGCCCGGCGTCGGCCCGGTCACGAACCTGCCGCTGCCGCGCTACGTCTCGCTCAAGACCTCCGAAGGCAACGCGCGCCGCGGCCCCGGCCTCACGCATCGCATCGACTGGGTCTTCACGCGCGCCGGGATGCCGCTGAGGGTCACCGCGGAATACGAGCACTGGCGCCGGGTCGAGGATTTCGAGGGCGCCGGCGGCTGGGTGCACTATTCGCTGCTGTCGGGCGTGCGCTCGGCCATGGTGGTGGCCGAGATGGCCGACCTGCACGAGGACCCGGCCAGCGGCTCGCCGGTGACGCTCCATGCCGAGCGCGGCGTGATCGTGCGGCTGCTCGAATGCCAGACGGACTGGTGCCGGATCGCTGCCGAGGGCAACAAGGGCTGGGTGATCAAGACCGCCCTCTGGGGCGTCGATCCCGGCGAGATCCTGGAGTGA
- a CDS encoding D-glycerate dehydrogenase → MPVERLSVVVTRRLPDVVETRLKELFNVELRDPDVKMTRDELVEAMGRADVLVPCLTDDIDATMLAQAGPKLKLIANYGAGVDHIDVATARQRGILVSNTPDVVTEDTADMTMALILAVTRRIPEGLAEMQSGNWAGWAPMAHLGGRLRGRRLGILGMGRIGQAVARRAKAFGMQVHYHNRKRVRSEIEEELEATWWESLDQMVTRMDIISINCPHTPSTFHLMNARRLKLLKPTAVIVNTSRGEVIDENALTRGLRAGEIAGAGLDVFEHGHEINPRLRELPNVVLLPHMGSATVEGRIEMGEKVILNIKTFADGHRPPDQVLPSML, encoded by the coding sequence ATGCCCGTGGAACGCCTCAGTGTTGTCGTCACGCGACGCCTGCCGGACGTGGTCGAAACCCGCCTGAAGGAGCTGTTCAACGTCGAGCTTCGTGACCCCGACGTGAAGATGACGCGCGACGAGCTGGTCGAGGCGATGGGCCGGGCCGACGTGCTGGTTCCCTGCCTGACCGACGACATCGACGCCACCATGCTGGCGCAGGCCGGGCCGAAGCTGAAGCTGATCGCGAACTACGGCGCGGGCGTGGACCATATCGACGTGGCGACGGCGCGGCAGCGCGGCATCCTCGTCTCGAACACGCCCGACGTGGTGACCGAGGATACCGCCGACATGACCATGGCGCTGATCCTCGCCGTTACCCGGCGCATTCCCGAGGGCCTGGCCGAGATGCAGTCGGGCAACTGGGCCGGCTGGGCGCCGATGGCGCATCTGGGCGGCCGGCTGCGCGGGCGGCGTCTGGGCATCCTCGGCATGGGGCGGATCGGGCAGGCGGTGGCGCGGCGCGCGAAGGCCTTCGGCATGCAGGTGCATTACCACAACCGCAAGCGCGTCCGTTCCGAGATCGAGGAGGAGCTTGAGGCGACCTGGTGGGAAAGCCTCGACCAGATGGTGACCCGGATGGACATCATCTCGATCAACTGTCCGCATACGCCCTCGACCTTCCATCTGATGAACGCGCGGCGGCTGAAGCTGTTGAAGCCCACCGCCGTCATCGTGAACACCTCGCGCGGCGAGGTGATCGACGAGAACGCCCTGACGCGCGGCCTGCGGGCCGGCGAGATCGCGGGCGCCGGCCTCGACGTCTTCGAGCACGGCCACGAGATCAACCCGCGCCTGCGCGAGCTTCCCAACGTGGTCCTGCTGCCGCACATGGGCTCGGCCACGGTGGAGGGGCGGATCGAGATGGGCGAGAAGGTGATCCTGAACATCAAGACCTTCGCCGACGGCCACCGTCCGCCGGATCAGGTGCTGCCCTCGATGCTCTGA